A single region of the Leptotrichia massiliensis genome encodes:
- the msrB gene encoding peptide-methionine (R)-S-oxide reductase MsrB, whose translation MKSRSLLLFLILSLALFSVVLSNKNKNRKNRNENKPKKENMIQTGNENIREIYLAGGCFWGLEAYMERIDGVKDATVGYANGKTEKTSYNIVASTDHAETVHVKYDANKISLSKLLKYYFQVVDPTSINQQGNDRGRQYRTGIYYTNPKDKEIILQEIEEEQKKYTDKIQVEVQPLKNYILAEEYHQDYLRKNPNGYCHIDITKADEVIIDPKDYPKPSDEELKKRLTPLQYSVTQKKNTEHSFSNEYWDNHEAGIYVDITTGEPLFSSKDKYDSGCGWPSFTKPISKDVVTYANDTSFNMVRTEVLSRSGKAHLGHVFDDGPKDKGGLRYCINSASIKFIPLKDMEKEHYGYLIKLVQ comes from the coding sequence ATGAAATCTAGAAGTCTACTATTATTTTTAATACTATCTTTAGCTTTATTTTCAGTAGTATTATCAAATAAAAATAAAAATCGTAAAAACAGAAATGAAAATAAACCGAAAAAAGAAAATATGATTCAGACAGGAAACGAAAACATCAGGGAAATCTATCTTGCTGGTGGCTGTTTCTGGGGACTTGAGGCATATATGGAAAGAATCGACGGGGTAAAGGATGCTACAGTTGGCTATGCGAACGGTAAAACTGAAAAAACGAGTTACAACATTGTCGCATCAACGGATCACGCAGAAACAGTTCACGTAAAATATGACGCAAACAAAATTTCTTTGAGCAAACTGCTTAAATATTATTTTCAAGTTGTAGATCCTACTAGCATTAATCAGCAGGGAAATGATAGAGGCAGACAATACAGAACAGGGATTTATTATACTAATCCCAAAGATAAAGAAATTATTTTACAGGAAATTGAAGAAGAGCAGAAAAAATATACAGATAAAATTCAAGTTGAAGTTCAGCCTTTGAAAAATTATATACTCGCAGAAGAATACCATCAGGACTATTTAAGAAAAAATCCTAACGGATATTGCCACATTGATATTACTAAAGCAGATGAAGTTATCATTGATCCAAAAGATTATCCAAAACCAAGTGATGAAGAATTGAAAAAACGGCTTACTCCACTTCAATACAGCGTTACACAGAAAAAAAATACTGAACATTCTTTTTCAAATGAGTACTGGGACAATCATGAAGCTGGAATTTATGTGGATATAACGACAGGAGAGCCATTATTTTCCTCAAAGGATAAATATGATTCTGGCTGTGGCTGGCCAAGTTTTACAAAACCTATTTCAAAAGATGTTGTAACTTATGCAAATGATACAAGTTTTAATATGGTAAGGACAGAAGTGCTTAGCCGAAGTGGAAAAGCCCACTTGGGACATGTTTTTGATGATGGACCTAAAGACAAAGGCGGGCTTCGTTATTGCATAAACAGTGCTTCAATTAAATTTATCCCATTAAAAGATATGGAAAAAGAACATTACGGATATTTAATAAAATTAGTTCAATAA
- a CDS encoding vWA domain-containing protein, giving the protein MKKVFYLYVFLLLSLIIFPASKTKKPLIKKNKNSNKMELVFILDRSGSMSGLESDTIGGFNSVLEKQRKDKNQNGQINVTTALFDNEYELLHNKIPIQMIKPLTEKEYFVRGTTALLDAIGKTISQVKSEQNKLDTKEKSGKVLFVIITDGMENASKEYTVNSVKKLISEQKEKENWEFLFLGANIDAIKTAGSFGIDESRAAQYKSDSIGTQLNYDSINNAVKEFRSNSKLNENWKKEIENDVKKRGK; this is encoded by the coding sequence ATGAAAAAAGTTTTTTACTTATATGTTTTTCTTTTATTAAGTTTAATTATTTTTCCAGCTTCAAAAACTAAAAAACCTCTTATTAAAAAAAATAAAAATTCAAACAAAATGGAACTGGTATTTATTTTAGATAGAAGCGGTTCAATGAGTGGACTGGAGTCTGATACTATCGGAGGTTTTAATTCTGTTCTGGAAAAACAAAGAAAAGACAAAAATCAAAATGGACAAATAAACGTAACAACTGCTTTATTTGACAACGAATATGAATTGCTGCACAACAAAATCCCAATACAAATGATAAAACCTTTGACTGAAAAAGAATACTTTGTAAGAGGTACTACAGCTCTTTTAGATGCCATTGGAAAAACTATTTCCCAAGTAAAATCTGAACAAAACAAATTGGATACCAAGGAAAAATCTGGTAAAGTTCTATTTGTAATAATTACTGACGGAATGGAAAATGCAAGTAAAGAGTACACAGTAAATTCAGTAAAAAAACTAATTAGTGAACAAAAAGAAAAAGAAAATTGGGAATTCCTGTTTTTAGGAGCAAACATAGATGCAATAAAAACAGCTGGAAGTTTTGGAATAGACGAATCAAGAGCCGCCCAATATAAATCTGACAGCATTGGAACTCAACTAAACTATGATTCAATAAATAACGCAGTAAAAGAGTTTAGATCCAACAGTAAACTTAATGAAAACTGGAAAAAAGAAATAGAAAATGATGTAAAAAAAAGAGGAAAATAG